GTGGGCGAATCCTGATTGATGGGCAGGATATTTCGCACGTCGCACAGGAAAGCCTGCGTGAACGCGTCGGCATGATTACTCAGGACACCTCGTTGTTGCATCGATCAATCCGCGACAACTTGCTGTATGGCAAACCGGACGCCACCGATGCCGAGTTATGGGAGGCCGCTCGCAAAGCCCGGGCCGATGAATTTATTCCACTGCTGTCCGACGCCGAAGGCCGCACCGGCTTTGATGCCCATGTCGGCGAGCGCGGAGTGAAGCTGTCTGGCGGACAACGTCAGCGCATCGCCATCGCCCGGGTGTTGCTTAAGGACGCGCCGATTCTGATCATGGACGAGGCGACGTCAGCGCTGGACTCGGAAGTTGAAGCAGCGATCCAAGAGAGCCTTGAAACCTTAATGCAGGGCAAGACCGTCATCGCCATTGCGCACCGCCTGTCGACCATCGCCCGAATGGACCGCCTAGTGGTGTTGGAGATGGGACATATTGCTGAAAGCGGCACCCACGCTGAGCTGCTGGCCCACGGCGGTTTGTACGCACGACTGTGGCAACACCAGACGGGTGGGTTTGTCGGGATTGATTGATGCAGGAGCGTTTGCTTCCCGAATAAATTCGGTCCCACAGCAAAACAGCCGTGGGACCGAATTTATTCGGGAAAGCGTCTGACCAGACTCCCTACAAGCCTAAACCTGCCGATAGGGCAATGCCGCCCGAGCCTCTTCTGCGTAGGCCAAAATGCCAACCCGCTCTTGCTTGAGAAAGTCGCTAACCGCCGACTTCAATCCCGGATGCGCCAAATAATGCCAGGAGTGAGTGATAACCGGTTCAAACCCGCGAATCAGCTTGTGCTCACCCTGCGCCCCGGCATCAAAGCGCTGAAAGCCCTTGTCTATGGCGTACTCCATACCTTGGTAGAAACAGGTCTCGAAATGCAGGCGGTCGAATTCCGCCAAGCATCCCCAATACCGCCCGTAAAAGCTGTCACCGCCCACCAGGCTGAAGGCCATCGCCACCGGACGCGTGCCTTGTTTGGCAAGTACCACGCGAATCGCCTCGGGCATGCGTTGCGCCAATAGACTGAAGAATTCTCGGGTCAGGTATGGTGACTGCCGACGAACCGCATAGGTATTGGCATAGCAGGCGTAGATAAAATCCCACTGCACCTCGCTTAGTTGATGGCCTTCGAGCCATTCAAACTCAATACCCTGCCCCGCCACCTGTTCGCGCTCCTTGCGCATTTGCTTGCGCTTACGCGAACTCAAGGCATCCAGAAAATCCTGAAAGTCCCGGTACCCACGGTTTTGCCAATGAAACTGACAGCCCAAACGCTGCATCCAGCCGGGCTCCTGCGCCAGCAACGCGTCAGCCACCGGATCGGTGAAGTTGATATGAACGCTTGAGAGTTCTTCAATTTCGATGTAGCCAGGCAAGCTCTGCAACAGATCTATCGCGGCTTCAGGCGTAGCCGACAGTAATCGTGGCCCGCTCACCGGGCTGAACGGCACCGCCACCAACAGCTTGGGGTAATACGCGATGCCCGCACGCTCACAGGCTTCAGCCCAGCCATGATCGAACACGTACTCACCGTAGGAGTGCCACTTTCGATAGCCGGGCAACGCTGCAATCAGTTGCCCATCTTCGTAATGCAACAGATGCTCTGCACTCCAGCCCGAACGTGGCCCAAGGCTGCCGCTGTCTTCCAGGGCACTGAGAAACGCGTGCCGCAAAAAAGGTTGGCCGTTGGGCACCAAGGCGTCCCATAACGCCGGAGCCAGCGCCGATAAACTGTCCAAACGTTGTAACGGCATTAGCACTCTCCAAACATTATTGCCCGCACGCACAGCGAGTATCGCGCATTGACGCACCAAGCCGAAATAAACCGGGCACAAAAAAGTATGGTGCCGTCGCCGGATTAAAGCGTTGGGCTTACAACCCCTGCGGCATGACGCCTCGCGATCTCCTGAGTCAATTGACGCGCCAATTGGTTAATAGCTTCGGTACGTTCCTTTTGGATCAATTCTATTTGCTGCATATATTCACCAGTACGTAAGGTTGCCGACGCCCGCTCGTCTAGATCGTTAAGACGCTCGTGGAAGGGCGTCTGCACCGGTTCAAAGCGTGTGGCGTAACGCCTCTCCAAATACGCCATCCAAAAGTCTCGGGCTACCATCGCTTGCAAAAACCCCGGTCTCCTCTCCCAATACAAGACACGTTGTTCGGCAGCGTTGATCGCTTCCTCGGTGACCCCAGCCAGACTACTAAACAGCATGCCCCGTGGTTGAAGGGGTAAGTTCAGCCGTCGGGCCAATCCGACTCGATAAGCCAACCGGACCTCCGCCTCATCGAGCAGCGGATTGCTTGCCGACCTTATCTTAATATCGGAAAGAGCAAATCTCTCGACCTCGTCCAGTCGTTCCAGCCCCCTGGCCAGTTCGAATAATTCGGTTTCTTGCGCGCCGACCTGTGCCGACAACATAGCCTTGAAGACCAGCACCCGGATTTCCAGATTGTTGAACACTAACATCGAGCCATCGCTACAGGTTTCCGGGTGTGCCGCCAGGGCAAACAACTCATCACGCAAGGCGCCATGGGCAGTGGCCGCTTGCATGACAGTCCAGACACGTTGAGTCAGCCCTTGCTGGTCGCTGCCATAGTCGGCAGACGCGGTTAGATCAAATAACACTCTAAAAAAATCGTAACTTTCTGGCTCAGCTTGTAACTCATTCCAAATCAAAAACCTGGCGCTCCGGTCGGCACCCGGTAATTCCGCTAACCAGAAGGCTATCGGTGATACCTCACGTTCGACATGAATCCGCTCGTTGCTGAGCCCCATTATCCTTATAGCCTCGTCGCTGAATACACGCCGAGCTCGTTCACGGGTTTGTTCATTGATGGGATTATCGTGCAACTGAATTCGACTGAATATCTCATGCGAGTCATAAAATAAGTTCTCTGGAATATCAACGATTCGATTGTTCCGCGCATCTACAGCGGTTAAATAACCGCAGTCAACTAAACCTACGGGTAATGCGTCGACGCCGGTTCCTCGGATATTGAGTCTGGCCAGACGACGCATCCTACCCACTTCCAACAGGGGTCCAATCGGGCAGTGGTTTAAATCCAGGTTTCTCAAGTGGGTGAGACGTTGCAGCCGCATAACTGAAGCGGCATCCAGGATCAGGGGGTTATCGCGCAAAGACAAATGGTTCAGGCTAGTATTCAAGGTTATCGCTTCTGGAACCGACGTCAGCTCATTACCATGCATGTACAACTCGCGCAGGGTGCTGAATTGCCCTAGGAAGGCATTAGCCTCGCTGGTAGTGAGACCAAGACTGTTTACAAATAATGAACTGACATGATCGAAGCGCGCGGTTAATTGAGGAAGTACTCCCAACGACAGATGACTTAGGTACATCGTGTAACCGACAAACACTCCTTGCTCGGAGAAACGGTTTTCCGTCATCCGTTTCCAACAAAGTTTTATATGCCTGGCGGCGACACGCTTATCTTCCTCCACCGCAGCCTGAACGGTGCGGCCCCTGACACGCGATTCACTGGGCATCTCTACCCATTGATCAAGGGTAGTTTCTAGCTTTTGATATTCCGCTTCAAGTTCACGAATTTTTCCTTGGACATAGGCAGAACGCTCACTGTTAAGCCCCGTGAATTCTAAGCGTAATTCATCGATAAACGTTCGGACCTCAATGTCTGTCATTGCAGGAAACAGAGTTTTGACCGCCAATTGCGCCGAGTGATTTCTCGCACCGCATCCGAGCCTGGAAAACAATTGCCTAATTCTCCCGCTCATGGGATATCCAATGCGGCCGTCAGGTAGTTTATGCGGCCATTTGAGGCCGGGCTTAATGGCTTGCATACCCAAAGTGACAGCCACCTCGTCACGATGGGCAACTGCAACAGCGCCCAAAGCTTCGCGCAGCTCCGACTCTTCGTCCGCACTCGACAAGCCAATAGCCCTGCGCGAATCCGCGGGCAGCGCTTGCAGCAGGGCGCGATAAAAGGAGTCACCGCCACTTTGCGTAGCATTGCCCACACTGTCGAAGGCTTGATAACGCTCCCCGGATTTGAACTGCGCCCCAAATGTTGGACACCCATCCAACTACCGGGGTGTTTTTCATGGGTAAATATTCAACGCAGTTCAAGCGGTCCGCCATCAATGCTTTCCTTGAGCGCGGTCAAGGTTTTCGTCACATAGCCGCTCAATTTCAGATGGACCCTACGTTGCTCCGTCGTTGGGTGGCGGCCTACGAGCTGCACGGGGAAGCCAGCCTGCAGGGGCGTATGAAGGAACATGGTCCCGAGTTCAAACTGTCCGTTGTCCAGCACATGGAGCGTGAGAAGTTGTCATTTCGGCAAACGGCTGCGATTTTCAATCTGGGCAATTCAACGCAGATAGGCAGATGGCAGCAGCAATATTACAGTGGCGGCATCGAAGCCCTGACGTCAGGGAAAAAAGGCCCACGTAACGTTATGCCAAAGCCCCCCGCCAAGCCCCGCAAACCGGCAGTGCTCACCGACGAAGAGCGCGCCCACAAAGAGTTGCTCGACGAACTTCAGTACCTGCGCATGGAGAACGCCTACCTAAAAAAGTTAAAGGTGTTAGGCGAGGAGGCGATGAGGCGGGACAAAGAAGCGAAGAAAAAGCCTGGGTAGTCACTGAGCTGAGGAGCGATTTTCCAATCGACGCCCTGCTCAAGCTGGTCGGCTTGGCACGCAGTACTTACTACTATCAGGTCAAGGTACTGGCTGCCGGGGATAAATTTGCTCCGCTGAAAGCCTCTATTCAGACTATCCAGGACCAGCATAAGGGCCGCTATGGCTATCGCCGGATGACCGCCACGCTGCTCAAGGGCGGGTGGATAGTGAACAGCAAAACGGTACGCAGGCTGATGGCCGAACTAAACCTCAAGTGCACGGTGCGAGCCAAGAAGTATAAATCGTACAAAGGCCCTGAGGGGCAGGTAGCACCTAACACGTTGGCTCGGCAATTCGAGGCCGACCAGCCGAATGAGAAATGGGTGACCGACGTTACCGAGTTCAAGGTAGCCGGTGAAAAGCTCTACCTGTCGCCGATACTGGACTTGTACAACGGAGAGATCGTGGCGTACCAGACAGACACCAGCCCTCGCTACGCCTTGGTGGGCAACATGCTGGAAAAGGCGTTGAAGCGCTTGCCAGAGGGCGCCAAACCGATGGTGCACTCGGATCAGGGCTGGCAGTACCGCTACCACATCTACCGAAATCGTCTGGAAGAAATGAGCTTGGAACAGAGTATGTCGCGCAAGGGTAACTGCCATGACAATGCCACGATGGAGAGCTTTTTCGGCACACTGAAATCAGAGTTTTTCTACCGGGAGCGCTTCGACAGCGTTGCTCAGTTAGAGGCTGGACTGGATGAATACATCCATTACTACAACCACGAACGTATCAAAATGAAGCTCAACGGCTTGAGTCCAGTGGCATACAGAACTCAGGCCGCGTAGCTTATTCAATCACTGTCCAACATTTGGGGCGCAGTTCAATTTCACCAGTACCCAACGCAACGTCGCGGATGGGTCTCCCACGCTGTCGAGTAATTCACCGGAGAACGTGCTTTCGCGGATCTCAAGCGCCACATTTGCAGGCCAGCCAGGCAAACGTGAGAGCAAACGTAAGCCGACTGTATTGATGTCCGGGTGATCGACACCCTTGAAGTAAAACCCCTCGTTGACACGATTCAAGCGCACCTGCTGCTGATACTCGCGCGCCTGCTCTGCAATACGCAGTGGCAACCGCGACGAGGTATTCATTTGAGAAACTTCTTGGGCGCTGGCCGACTCGATAATTTCATTGGCCACGAGCGTAGGTATGGCTGGAAAATCTCGTTGGATCAGCTTTACTGGCGCGGCGTCAGAAAGTGACTGATGTCGGTAAACACTTTCATGCAAAGAGCGCCTTCGCTGGCCTGCGAGTTCGGCGAGTTGCCGGGCCAACCGGCTGCTTTGACTTTGTTCGCGGGTGTTGTATTCGCCTAATAGTGTCTCGATTTCTTCTGATTTGAGAGCCGTCAGAATAGACGTGATGACATCGTCGATTTGCCCTGGCAAATACCTAAGGTCAATCGAAGGCAACGCAGTCTCGGCGCTGCCAAAAACCTTGAGAACGGCGCCCTGTGCATCGAGCAAACGTACCGACCGCTGTTCAGGCCAGCCGGACAATATCGTCAGTAGTTCCACATAAGGATCAATGTGTGGGCACCTGATGTCATGGAGGTTGCCGCTGTTCATAGCCTCTATAAAACCATCGATTTGATTCTCAATCTGGAATCTAAGGATTGAATCACTCAACAAGGCAGGCGGCTTGAGGCTTTCCACATGAATCTGACGTAACAGCGCTTCATCCACTTGGGTGACCGCAAGAATACGGTCGATAGTGAGCTCGGACATTCCATCCAAAGCCGGATGCAATCGTTTGAATGCAGTGTGCACGTCCCAGCCCATTGGGTTCTCACCCTCATGGCGCCAAGCGCCAGTGTTGTTATGGCTGAGAACAGGCGAATAGGCGTTGGCGTCGATAGGGTGATGCAGACGCCATTTGTTTAACGCGGTATCGAATTTGACTTGATAAAGTTTGCCTGCCAAAGGCAAATAGTTTTTGCCATTGACCTCAACCCGCGCTTCCGCATTCGCCATCACCCAATTAGGTAAGGTTACGTCTTGCTGAAACGGGGCCAGATCGGGTTTCCACAGTCGAGTTTGGCCATTTTTCAGCTTTATTGGCACAAGGTGTTCTATAAATGCTGAAGGAACGCTTGCAACGGAGGCCGCGTTAGCACCAACCGCCATCGCACCCGCAAATGCAATATTTTCAGCGGCCTCGAAGAGATGAGTAAGGGCTTCATCAATTTCGCCGTCTTGCCAGTCGATAACTCCGACGAAGATATCGGACAATACTTGCTCTACCGCCACTACGGCCATCGCAGCACCCAGCACCGGAATAAAAAACGAGGCGATATTGAGCAAATCCATACCTGACGACTCAAAGGCCTGCAGCCTTCGCATGCGAGTTTTTTGATCCTCGTCATTGGTGGGAACTGCCAGTACCCGTGAATCTCCATACGTTTTGGTCAGCAGATGTTCATACAACATTTGGAACGGCGCCCCAGAGTGCGCAAACTTTTCCAGCGACATTTTGGCTTGCGGGTCGAATACTCGCTCGCGCAGACCGCTACTCAGGAGATTGCCATCCAATGGACGCAGCGGCTTAAGGCGCTCGTTAAGCCGTTGAAAAAACCGCTGGCTTTCGCCCAAACTGATGAAGCGCCTAAAATACTCCTGATAGGCTTCGCCCGAGAGTTTGCGGCGTAGCGCGTCAGTGAATGCCCTGAACGACACATACTCTTTGAGCGGATGGTCAGGCTCCCCTGGCATGTACACCACGCATGGCAAGGTGCCATCGTCTTTTTTGTCAGGCTCAATCAACAGGGCGCCAAATAACATACTCCCATGCTCGTCAATCGACTCCAGCAATCGCAACCAACAATGGCGCACCGGTTCCGCACCCCACATTGGCGTGCTTCCCGACGTGGTCAATGCCAACATCATTTCGTAGGCGGACTGAGAAATCTGGTTTTTCATCCGTGCGATATGAGCCAGAACTTGAACATTGTCTTGTTCGTTGCATTGAAACTTGCTTGCAACCTCAGACGCCAACTCCTCAGCCGATTGGCCTGGCAAAGCCGCCGGCTTGAAAATGCTGTCTAGATGGCGTTGATAACGGGCGCCTAAATCAAGGGTGCGGCACATCTGGGCAAATTTCGCGGCCTTGATATCGATAACTCCGGAATAGGTATAACGAAACCGTGGATAGCTGCCATTCACGCCGGTGCCCGTAACCAATTGCATTTGCAAGCCGTCATGAGGGAGTAACGCGGCACCGCGCTCAAATCCACCCTCTTGTACTTCGAACAACTCAAAGTTCTGCAGCGCGGCTTGAAGCAAACTTTGCCTGAACGGGCGACGTCGATCCACACCCAAGAACGTTTGACTGTGTACCGTTACCAAATCGTTCTCGTGCAGATCCAGACGAAGATCGAAGGTATCAATCAACGCCTTTTCCAGCAACGGCTCGGCAAAGGCTTTAACGGAAGATATTTTTTGTCGCAGTGGCTTAAGGTCGCGCCGTGAAAACAGGCTGAACAACTGACTTTTGCGCAATGCCGCCCTAAGTTCCGTAGAAGCGGCGCTGTACCAAACAGGCAGGCGACTTTTTACCAATGCATGGTTGGCTCGATGCTGCTTCCACGGTTCAAAAACATCATCGTCATGAGAAGTTGCAGGAGTAATGCTGGAGGTATCTGACATCGAAAATAGCCTTATTACAACTTAGGAAGTCGTTAAGGTTATGTTTTCGAAAGTGTGAACAAGCTATAACAAGATAGCACCCGGGCTTTTTATGTCCGGGTGCCGCTCAGCAGATTTTAATTAGTGTTTGCGCAAAATGACGCTGCCGATGGAGTACCCCGCGCCAAACGAACTGAGTACCGCCAGTGCGCCAGTCGGCAGGTCGTCTTGGTAGGTGTGAAACGCGATGACTGAACCCGCCGAACTGGTGTTGGCGTAAGTGTCGAGAATCACCGGCGCCTCTTGCACCGTAGCTTCGCGGCCCAGCAGCTTCTTCACGATCAAGTGATT
The nucleotide sequence above comes from Pseudomonas sp. AB6. Encoded proteins:
- a CDS encoding GNAT family N-acetyltransferase, with amino-acid sequence MPLQRLDSLSALAPALWDALVPNGQPFLRHAFLSALEDSGSLGPRSGWSAEHLLHYEDGQLIAALPGYRKWHSYGEYVFDHGWAEACERAGIAYYPKLLVAVPFSPVSGPRLLSATPEAAIDLLQSLPGYIEIEELSSVHINFTDPVADALLAQEPGWMQRLGCQFHWQNRGYRDFQDFLDALSSRKRKQMRKEREQVAGQGIEFEWLEGHQLSEVQWDFIYACYANTYAVRRQSPYLTREFFSLLAQRMPEAIRVVLAKQGTRPVAMAFSLVGGDSFYGRYWGCLAEFDRLHFETCFYQGMEYAIDKGFQRFDAGAQGEHKLIRGFEPVITHSWHYLAHPGLKSAVSDFLKQERVGILAYAEEARAALPYRQV
- a CDS encoding NEL-type E3 ubiquitin ligase domain-containing protein; protein product: MQAIKPGLKWPHKLPDGRIGYPMSGRIRQLFSRLGCGARNHSAQLAVKTLFPAMTDIEVRTFIDELRLEFTGLNSERSAYVQGKIRELEAEYQKLETTLDQWVEMPSESRVRGRTVQAAVEEDKRVAARHIKLCWKRMTENRFSEQGVFVGYTMYLSHLSLGVLPQLTARFDHVSSLFVNSLGLTTSEANAFLGQFSTLRELYMHGNELTSVPEAITLNTSLNHLSLRDNPLILDAASVMRLQRLTHLRNLDLNHCPIGPLLEVGRMRRLARLNIRGTGVDALPVGLVDCGYLTAVDARNNRIVDIPENLFYDSHEIFSRIQLHDNPINEQTRERARRVFSDEAIRIMGLSNERIHVEREVSPIAFWLAELPGADRSARFLIWNELQAEPESYDFFRVLFDLTASADYGSDQQGLTQRVWTVMQAATAHGALRDELFALAAHPETCSDGSMLVFNNLEIRVLVFKAMLSAQVGAQETELFELARGLERLDEVERFALSDIKIRSASNPLLDEAEVRLAYRVGLARRLNLPLQPRGMLFSSLAGVTEEAINAAEQRVLYWERRPGFLQAMVARDFWMAYLERRYATRFEPVQTPFHERLNDLDERASATLRTGEYMQQIELIQKERTEAINQLARQLTQEIARRHAAGVVSPTL
- a CDS encoding IS3 family transposase (programmed frameshift): MGKYSTQFKRSAINAFLERGQGFRHIAAQFQMDPTLLRRWVAAYELHGEASLQGRMKEHGPEFKLSVVQHMEREKLSFRQTAAIFNLGNSTQIGRWQQQYYSGGIEALTSGKKGPRNVMPKPPAKPRKPAVLTDEERAHKELLDELQYLRMENAYLKKLGVRRGGDEAGQRSEEKAWVVTELRSDFPIDALLKLVGLARSTYYYQVKVLAAGDKFAPLKASIQTIQDQHKGRYGYRRMTATLLKGGWIVNSKTVRRLMAELNLKCTVRAKKYKSYKGPEGQVAPNTLARQFEADQPNEKWVTDVTEFKVAGEKLYLSPILDLYNGEIVAYQTDTSPRYALVGNMLEKALKRLPEGAKPMVHSDQGWQYRYHIYRNRLEEMSLEQSMSRKGNCHDNATMESFFGTLKSEFFYRERFDSVAQLEAGLDEYIHYYNHERIKMKLNGLSPVAYRTQAA
- a CDS encoding dermonecrotic toxin domain-containing protein, with amino-acid sequence MSDTSSITPATSHDDDVFEPWKQHRANHALVKSRLPVWYSAASTELRAALRKSQLFSLFSRRDLKPLRQKISSVKAFAEPLLEKALIDTFDLRLDLHENDLVTVHSQTFLGVDRRRPFRQSLLQAALQNFELFEVQEGGFERGAALLPHDGLQMQLVTGTGVNGSYPRFRYTYSGVIDIKAAKFAQMCRTLDLGARYQRHLDSIFKPAALPGQSAEELASEVASKFQCNEQDNVQVLAHIARMKNQISQSAYEMMLALTTSGSTPMWGAEPVRHCWLRLLESIDEHGSMLFGALLIEPDKKDDGTLPCVVYMPGEPDHPLKEYVSFRAFTDALRRKLSGEAYQEYFRRFISLGESQRFFQRLNERLKPLRPLDGNLLSSGLRERVFDPQAKMSLEKFAHSGAPFQMLYEHLLTKTYGDSRVLAVPTNDEDQKTRMRRLQAFESSGMDLLNIASFFIPVLGAAMAVVAVEQVLSDIFVGVIDWQDGEIDEALTHLFEAAENIAFAGAMAVGANAASVASVPSAFIEHLVPIKLKNGQTRLWKPDLAPFQQDVTLPNWVMANAEARVEVNGKNYLPLAGKLYQVKFDTALNKWRLHHPIDANAYSPVLSHNNTGAWRHEGENPMGWDVHTAFKRLHPALDGMSELTIDRILAVTQVDEALLRQIHVESLKPPALLSDSILRFQIENQIDGFIEAMNSGNLHDIRCPHIDPYVELLTILSGWPEQRSVRLLDAQGAVLKVFGSAETALPSIDLRYLPGQIDDVITSILTALKSEEIETLLGEYNTREQSQSSRLARQLAELAGQRRRSLHESVYRHQSLSDAAPVKLIQRDFPAIPTLVANEIIESASAQEVSQMNTSSRLPLRIAEQAREYQQQVRLNRVNEGFYFKGVDHPDINTVGLRLLSRLPGWPANVALEIRESTFSGELLDSVGDPSATLRWVLVKLNCAPNVGQ